A stretch of the Glycine soja cultivar W05 chromosome 13, ASM419377v2, whole genome shotgun sequence genome encodes the following:
- the LOC114381047 gene encoding 60S acidic ribosomal protein P0-like: protein MARKLTKAQKKIAYDAKLCKLLDNYTQILVVAADNVGSNQLQNIRHGLRGDSVILMGKNTMMKRSIKIHAQNTGDTTILNLIPLLVGNVGLIFTKGDVKEVKEVVSKYKVAAPARVGLVAPIDVIVPPGNTGLDPSQTSFFQVLNIPTKINKGTVEIVTPVELIMKGDKVGSSEAALLSKLAIRPFSYGLAVVSVYDNGSVFSPEVLDLTEDDLVVKFAEGVCMVSSLSLAISYPSIAAAPHMFVNSYKNILAVAVATEYSFPEADKVKEYLKDPSKFAVAVVAAPATKSGAAPAAASKVEEKKEEADESDDDMGFSLFD, encoded by the exons ATGGCAAGGAAACTGACGAAAGCGCAGAAGAAGATAGCATACGATGCGAAGCTGTGCAAGCTTCTGGACAATTACACCCAAATTCTTGTGGTGGCTGCGGACAACGTCGGATCCAACCAGCTTCAGAACATTCGACACGGTCTACGTGGCGACTCGGTGATTCTCATGGGAAAGAACACCATGATGAAGCGCAGTATTAAGATCCACGCCCAGAACACCGGCGACACCACCATCCTCAACCTTATTCCCCTTCTAGTC GGTAACGTGGGGTTGATTTTCACCAAAGGTGACGTCAAGGAGGTTAAGGAAGTGGTTTCCAAGTACAAG GTGGCAGCTCCTGCTCGTGTAGGTTTAGTTGCACCTATTGATGTTATTGTTCCCCCAGGCAACACAGGGCTGGATCCCTCTCAGACCTCTTTCTTTCAG GTGCTTAACATCCCTACCAAGATTAATAAGGGTACTGTGGAAATTGTCACCCCTGTAGAACTCATTATGAAGGGAGACAAGGTTGGCTCTTCCGAAGCCGCATTGCTTTCCAAGCTTGCGATAAGGCCTTTCTCATATGGGCTTGCTGTTGTTTCTGTTTATGACAATGGTTCAGTTTTTAGCCCCGAGGTTCTTGATCTCACTGAAGATGACCTCGTTGTCAAGTTTGCAGAGGGTGTCTGTATGGTGTCTTCACTTTCATTGGCTATCTCGTACCCATCCATTGCAGCTGCTCCACACATGTTTGTCAATTCCTATAAGAACATCCTGGCTGTTGCAGTGGCAACAGAATATTCGTTCCCCGAGGCAGACAAGGTTAAGGAGTACTTGAAG GATCCTAGTAAATTTGCTGTAGCGGTTGTTGCCGCACCTGCTACTAAATCTGGCGCTGCTCCAGCGGCTGCATCCAAGGTggaggaaaagaaggaagaagcaGATGAATCTGATGACGACATGGGCTTCAGTTTGTTTGATTAA
- the LOC114382362 gene encoding nematode resistance protein-like HSPRO2, producing the protein MVDLHWKSKMPSSDMPSKTLKLSLSDNKSLPSLQLPFRTTDISHAAPSVCATYDYYLRLPQLRKLWNSSDFPNWNNEPILKPILQALEITFRFLSIVLSDPRPYSNHREWTRRIESLITHQIEIIAILCEDEEQNSDTRGTAPTADLSRNNSSESRSYSEASLLPRLATWYKSKDVAQRILLSVECQMRRCSYTLGLGEPNLAGKPSLLYDLVCKPNEIHALKTTPYDERVENHENHALHATHQIAESWIHASRKVLERIADAVLSRTFEKAAEDCYAVERIWKLLAEVEDLHLMMDPDDFLRLKNQLSVKSSGGETASFCFRSKELVELTKMCRDLRHKVPEILEVEVDPKGGPRIQEAAMKLYVSKSAFEKVHLLQAMQAIEAAMKRFFYAYKQVLAVVMGSSEANGNRVGLSCDSADSLTQIFLEPTYFPSLDAAKTFLGYLWDNNDNNKWI; encoded by the coding sequence ATGGTTGATTTACATTGGAAATCAAAGATGCCAAGTTCCGACATGCCTTCCAAAACTCTAAAACTCTCTCTCTCCGACAACAAGTCCTTACCCTCTTTGCAACTACCCTTCCGCACCACAGATATCTCTCACGCCGCACCTTCTGTTTGCGCCACTTACGACTACTATCTCCGTCTTCCTCAACTCAGAAAGCTTTGGAACTCCTCAGATTTTCCTAATTGGAACAACGAACCAATCTTAAAACCTATCTTGCAAGCTCTCGAAATCACCTTCCGCTTTCTCTCCATTGTTCTCTCCGATCCAAGACCTTACTCCAACCACAGAGAATGGACTCGCAGGATAGAGTCTCTTATCACACATCAAATTGAAATCATTGCCATACTTTGTGAAGATGAGGAACAAAATTCCGACACACGTGGCACTGCACCAACCGCTGATCTCAGCAGGAACAATAGCAGCGAGAGCAGAAGCTACAGCGAGGCAAGCCTGCTTCCGCGGCTTGCCACGTGGTACAAATCCAAGGACGTAGCGCAGAGGATCCTTCTCTCAGTTGAATGCCAAATGAGGAGGTGTTCCTACACGCTGGGTTTGGGTGAGCCGAACCTAGCGGGCAAACCGAGCCTGCTCTACGACCTCGTGTGTAAGCCGAACGAGATCCACGCGCTGAAGACGACGCCGTACGATGAGCGCGTAGAGAATCACGAGAACCACGCGTTGCACGCGACGCACCAGATCGCCGAGTCGTGGATCCACGCGTCGCGGAAGGTTCTAGAGAGGATCGCAGACGCGGTGCTCTCCAGAACCTTCGAGAAGGCGGCTGAGGACTGCTACGCCGTGGAAAGGATCTGGAAGCTTCTCGCGGAGGTGGAGGACCTCCACCTGATGATGGATCCGGACGATTTCTTGAGACTGAAGAATCAGCTCTCGGTGAAATCCTCCGGCGGCGAAACGGCTTCGTTCTGCTTCAGGTCGAAGGAGTTGGTTGAACTGACGAAGATGTGCAGAGATCTGAGGCACAAGGTGCCGGAGATATTGGAGGTGGAGGTGGATCCGAAGGGAGGACCGAGGATTCAAGAGGCGGCGATGAAGCTCTACGTTTCGAAGAGCGCGTTCGAGAAGGTTCACTTGTTGCAGGCGATGCAGGCGATTGAGGCGGCGATGAAGAGATTCTTCTACGCGTATAAGCAGGTGTTGGCGGTGGTGATGGGAAGCTCCGAGGCTAACGGTAACCGAGTTGGGTTGAGTTGCGACTCGGCTGACTCGTTGACTCAGATTTTCCTTGAACCGACGTATTTTCCAAGCTTGGATGCCGCCAAGACTTTTCTTGGATACTTGTGGGATAATAACGATAATAACAAATGGATAtga
- the LOC114380890 gene encoding probable aquaporin PIP-type 7a, with amino-acid sequence MEGKEEDVSLGANKFSERQPIGTAAQSQDDGKDYTEPPPAPLFEPSELTSWSFYRAGIAEFVATFLFLYITILTVMGVNRSSSKCATVGIQGIAWAFGGMIFALVYCTAGISGGHINPAVTFGLFLARKLSLTRALFYMVMQVLGAIVGAGVVKGFEGKTFYGQHNGGANFVAPGYTKGDGLGAEIVGTFILVYTVFSATDAKRSARDSHVPILAPLPIGFAVFLVHLATIPITGTGINPARSLGAAIIFNKDLGWDDHWIFWVGPFVGAALAALYHQVVIRAIPFKSS; translated from the exons atggaGGGAAAAGAGGAAGATGTTTCCTTGGGAGCTAACAAATTCTCAGAGAGGCAACCGATTGGAACTGCGGCTCAGAGCCAAGACGATGGAAAGGACTACACAGAGCCACCCCCGGCTCCACTTTTCGAGCCCTCCGAACTCACTTCTTGGTCCTTCTACCGAGCCGGAATAGCCGAGTTTGTAGCcacttttctctttctctacaTAACCATCTTAACCGTCATGGGTGTCAATAGGTCCAGCTCCAAGTGTGCTACTGTTGGCATTCAAGGCATTGCTTGGGCCTTCGGTGGCATGATCTTCGCTCTCGTTTACTGCACTGCTGGCATCTCTG GGGGACACATAAACCCGGCTGTGACATTCGGATTGTTCTTGGCGAGGAAATTGTCGTTGACCAGGGCGCTGTTCTACATGGTGATGCAGGTTCTGGGTGCTATCGTTGGTGCTGGCGTGGTGAAAGGTTTCGAGGGAAAAACCTTCTACGGCCAACACAACGGTGGTGCCAACTTTGTTGCCCCTGGTTACACCAAAGGTGATGGACTTGGTGCTGAGATTGTTGGCACTTTTATTCTTGTCTACACCGTTTTCTCTGCCACCGATGCCAAGCGTAGCGCTAGAGACTCACACGTCCCT ATTTTGGCACCCTTGCCAATTGGGTTCGCTGTGTTCTTGGTGCACTTGGCCACAATCCCAATCACTGGAACTGGTATCAACCCTGCACGAAGTCTCGGTGCTGCCATCATCTTCAACAAAGACCTTGGCTGGGATGATCAC TGGATCTTCTGGGTTGGACCTTTCGTTGGTGCAGCTCTTGCGGCTCTTTACCACCAAGTTGTAATCAGAGCCATTCCCTTCAAATCCAGTTAA
- the LOC114381764 gene encoding uncharacterized protein LOC114381764, whose translation MQSQRLALPPEPDVGPSVARVSTKESCVDPSRNDLDTVKVGVEEIRDIDAPIPVLTKEVKVMGQALNTFLAWPTHLVKRLSEQGAVRPAKPADRPDDEVDDPLYLMTLTIPQLFLKPLQVMWDATLFGLFNENFPLYIKYEDLSEIAHGGQCLSISVIQLWILHMTETSMRAGNIDVYGFLEPQSI comes from the exons ATGCAATCACAGAGACTCGCACTGCCTCCTGAACCTGATGTTGGTCCTTCAGTtgctcgtgtcagcacaaaggagagttgtgttgatccctcaagaAACGATCTAGACACCG ttaaggttggtgttgaggagatTAGAGATATAGATGCTCCCATTCCTGTACTCACTAAAGAGGTTAAGGTCATGGGACAGGCTCTTAACacattccttgcttggccgacacatctagtcaagcgtttatcagaacag ggagCTGTGAGACCCGCGAAACCTGCAGATAGGCCGGATgatgaggtcgatgatccgctatatctaatgacattgaccattccacagctttttctgaagccattgcaggttatgtgggatgctaccttgTTTGGCCTGTTTAATGAAAACTTTCCTTTGTACATAAAGTATGAAGATCTGTCTGAAATTgcacatggtggtcaatgtctcagcatatctgttatacagttgtggattct gcatatgactgagacaagtatgcgagctgGGAATatcgatgtgtatggattcctcgagccacagtctatCTAG